One Mobula birostris isolate sMobBir1 chromosome 4, sMobBir1.hap1, whole genome shotgun sequence DNA window includes the following coding sequences:
- the ubox5 gene encoding RING finger protein 37 gives MINLCLPNFHPRIQCNKVCADGYDVSNLISADPVKTRCGFRAEYFIKPPLHVTVSFPFNVELCRIDLEVSGLQNSLGLDIYTCTTCNKTQAWTENSFQSSQPACQTFTDKDVFTLVGKVVLKNQNKVSFRHKAYKPRAPFNELNELSAVDSHTSKQDLWNKGQFSLTNINHLRICITYVSGGRVPCFRKLDIWGQPSRSSPLKLIESVFKAYQEYKAEQSIPVIKQGIASTAPSNNTPGDSLQPSTHGSPLPGGSIPEEFLDPITSEIMVLPMLLPSGKVIDQSTLDKYSRNEATWGRVPNDPFTGVPFSHHSKPVPHLTLKARLDYFVLHSTIPGHDIVGRSRVGFVASSAVKRKSDSIQDADMNPVSEQISACTSSNYSSVSDSNEKRFKAEVKEPQKSEKSLGLVSHEQKLAQSLDSALASVLSTFPSFTAKQSQYKLQPAGGSNADCLQEQRPVRSDEACSGCSEAFSAYSKHLVVYRLLCGHLICRPCLSERQKSSTPSCLKCNRTIYTSDVVRVHL, from the exons ATGATAAACCTTTGCCTCCCAAACTTTCACCCAAGGATACAGTGCAATAAG GTCTGTGCTGACGGCTATGACGTAAGCAACTTGATATCTGCAGATCCCGTGAAGACAAGGTGTGGATTCCGTGCCGAATACTTCATCAAACCTCCTCTACATGTTACGGTGTCATTCCCATTTAATGTGGAGCTTTGTAGAATTGACCTGGAAGTCTCGGGCTTGCAAAACTCTTTAGGATTGGACATCTATACCTGTACAACATGTAATAAGACTCAGGCATGGACGGAAAATTCCTTTCAGAGCTCTCAGCCTGCTTGCCAGACCTTTACTGACAAAGATGTTTTCACATTAGTTGGGAAGGTTGTGCTGAAAAACCAAAACAAAGTATCCTTTAGGCACAAAGCATACAAACCCAGAGCTCCTTTCAATGAGCTTAATGAGCTTTCTGCTGTTGACAGCCATACCTCCAAACAGGATTTGTGGAACAAGGGACAATTTTCATTGACGAACATAAATCACCTCAGGATTTGCATCACTTATGTTTCAGGGGGTCGTGTGCCTTGTTTCAGAAAGCTGGACATCTGGGGACAACCATCTAGATCATCCCCTCTTAAACTTATTGAAAGTGTCTTCAAGGCTTACCAAGAATACAAGGCTGAGCAATCAATTCCTGTGATCAAGCAAGGAATTGCTTCTACCGCACCGTCTAACAATACACCTGGTGATAGCCTACAGCCCAGTACCCATGGATCTCCGCTACCTGGTGGGAGCATTCCAGAGGAGTTTCTGGACCCCATAACTTCTGAAATCATGGTCCTTCCAATGTTGCTTCCTAGTGGTAAAGTAATCGATCAGAGCACACTGGACAAATATAGCCGGAATGAAGCTACGTGGGGCAGGGTGCCAAATGATCCCTTCACCGGTGTCCCTTTCAGCCACCACTCAAAGCCTGTGCCTCACTTGACTCTTAAAGCAAGGCTAGACTACTTTGTGTTGCACAGCACAATACCAGGCCATGACATTGTGGGGAGAAGTCGCGTTGGTTTTGTTGCCTCATCTGCAGTGAAGAGAAAATCAGACTCCATACAGGATGCAGACATGAATCCTGTCTCTGAACAAATAAGTGCCTGCACTAGTTCAAATTATTCATCTGTGTCAGATTCTAATGAAAAGAGATTCAAAGCAGAAGTGAAAGAACCGCAGAAGTCTGAGAAAAGTTTGG GGTTGGTATCACATGAGCAGAAGTTAGCACAGAGTCTGGACAGCGCATTGGCTTCCGTCTTAAGCACATTTCCATCCTTTACTGCCAAACAAAGTCAATACAAACTACAGCCAGCAGGTGGCAGCAATGCTGACTGTCTGCAAG AGCAAAGGCCAGTTAGGTCTGATGAAGCCTGCAGCGGCTGCAGTGAGGCATTCTCCGCATATTCCAAACACTTGGTAGTGTACAGATTGTTGTGTGGACACCTGATCTGCAGGCCCTGTTTGTCTGAGCGACAGAAATCTTCAACACCTTCCTGCTTGAAATGCAACCGGACAATCTATACCAGTGACGTTGTGAGGGTCCACCTATAG